A genomic region of Xanthomonas campestris pv. phormiicola contains the following coding sequences:
- the msrB gene encoding peptide-methionine (R)-S-oxide reductase MsrB has product MSRFDLTPPTSAERERLIAGLNDEERRVLLQHGTEAPFCGVFLDNKLEGVYSCRLCGLPLFRSSAKFDSGTGWPSFFAPYHPAHVREIRDSSHGMIRTEIVCARCDSHLGHVFPDGPPPSGERHCLNSVSLQFTEQGQALPNPLQRGGGDSEPA; this is encoded by the coding sequence ATGAGCCGATTCGACCTCACGCCTCCCACCTCCGCCGAACGCGAGCGGTTGATCGCCGGGCTCAACGACGAGGAGCGGCGGGTGTTGCTGCAGCACGGCACCGAGGCGCCGTTCTGCGGCGTCTTCCTGGACAACAAGCTGGAGGGCGTCTACAGCTGCCGGCTGTGCGGACTGCCGCTGTTCCGTTCCAGCGCCAAGTTCGATTCGGGCACCGGCTGGCCCAGCTTCTTCGCGCCCTACCACCCGGCCCACGTGCGCGAGATCCGCGACAGCAGCCACGGCATGATCCGCACCGAGATCGTCTGCGCGCGCTGCGACAGCCACCTCGGCCATGTGTTCCCGGACGGCCCGCCGCCCAGCGGCGAGCGGCATTGCCTGAACTCGGTGTCGCTGCAATTCACCGAACAGGGCCAGGCGCTGCCGAACCCGTTGCAGCGCGGCGGCGGCGACAGCGAACCGGCCTGA
- a CDS encoding class I SAM-dependent methyltransferase — MLTIQELNTFIDDQAVGDSVWQIWNLIGQHFEQAQASLPAEQAMPRRELSFHDQVRLLGYLCLLLEGIPGDLVEIGVWKGKSLVLMNEVSNRQRRVIGLDPFALPNQFEEFNHYRQRLLPNAQFIRGYSEFCAQHFYNMKPEVALLHIDGGHTGRNVLLDFLLYAPSVVSGGFVVFDDYGDHQHSPEVGPAVDLLRATGYFNDFQVLGCAHGFENSYVLQRR; from the coding sequence ATGCTGACCATTCAAGAACTCAACACCTTCATCGACGACCAGGCGGTCGGCGACAGCGTCTGGCAGATCTGGAACCTGATCGGCCAGCATTTCGAGCAGGCCCAGGCGAGCCTGCCCGCCGAACAGGCGATGCCACGGCGCGAACTGTCGTTCCACGATCAGGTGCGGCTATTGGGCTATCTGTGCCTGCTGCTCGAAGGCATTCCCGGCGACCTGGTGGAGATCGGGGTGTGGAAGGGCAAGTCGCTGGTGCTGATGAACGAGGTCAGCAATCGCCAGCGCCGGGTGATCGGCCTGGACCCGTTCGCCTTGCCGAACCAGTTCGAGGAATTCAACCACTACCGCCAGCGGCTGCTGCCCAATGCGCAGTTCATCCGCGGCTACTCGGAGTTCTGCGCCCAGCACTTCTACAACATGAAACCCGAAGTGGCATTGCTGCATATCGACGGCGGCCACACCGGGCGCAACGTGCTGCTGGATTTCCTGCTGTATGCGCCCAGCGTGGTGAGCGGCGGGTTCGTCGTGTTCGACGACTACGGCGACCACCAGCACTCGCCGGAAGTCGGCCCCGCGGTCGACCTGCTCCGGGCCACCGGCTACTTCAACGACTTCCAGGTGCTGGGCTGCGCGCATGGCTTCGAGAACAGCTACGTGCTGCAGCGCCGCTGA
- a CDS encoding DUF3297 family protein, whose product MRDTPPDHLAISPQSPFHDAQALARGVGIRFNGVERDNVEEYSVSEGWIRVQVGKARDRRGNPMTMKINGKVEAYFLEKTD is encoded by the coding sequence ATGCGCGATACCCCTCCCGATCACCTGGCGATCAGCCCGCAGAGCCCGTTCCACGATGCGCAGGCGCTGGCGCGCGGCGTCGGCATCCGCTTCAACGGCGTGGAGCGCGACAACGTGGAGGAATATTCGGTCAGCGAAGGCTGGATCCGCGTGCAGGTCGGCAAGGCGCGCGACCGCCGCGGCAATCCGATGACGATGAAGATCAACGGCAAGGTCGAGGCGTACTTCCTGGAAAAAACCGACTGA
- a CDS encoding ABC transporter permease, translating into MNLHAIAAIYRFEMARTFRTLTQSIASPVLSTSLYFVVFGAAIGSRMGVIDGVDYGAYIIPGLVMLSLLNESISNASFGIYMPRWAGTIYEVLSAPVAWWEVVIGYVGAAASKSVLLGLLILLTARAFGPYQIAHPLWMFGFLVLTAVTFSLFGFIIGLWADGFEKLQVIPLMVVTPLTFLGGCFYSIGMLPPLWQQISKFNPVLYLVSGFRWAFFGKADVHIAVSASMTGVFLAVCLLVVWAIFRSGYRLKS; encoded by the coding sequence ATGAACCTGCATGCGATCGCCGCGATCTACCGTTTCGAAATGGCGCGCACCTTCCGCACCCTGACCCAGTCGATCGCCTCGCCGGTGCTGTCGACCTCGCTGTACTTCGTGGTGTTCGGCGCGGCGATCGGTTCGCGCATGGGCGTCATCGACGGCGTCGACTACGGCGCCTACATCATTCCCGGGCTGGTGATGCTGTCGCTGCTCAACGAGAGCATCTCCAACGCCTCGTTCGGCATCTACATGCCGCGCTGGGCCGGCACCATCTACGAGGTGCTGTCGGCGCCGGTGGCGTGGTGGGAGGTGGTGATCGGCTACGTCGGCGCGGCGGCGAGCAAGTCGGTGCTGCTGGGCCTGCTGATCCTGCTCACCGCGCGCGCGTTCGGGCCCTACCAGATCGCGCATCCGCTATGGATGTTCGGCTTCCTGGTGCTGACCGCGGTGACCTTCAGCCTGTTCGGCTTCATCATCGGTCTGTGGGCCGACGGTTTCGAGAAGCTGCAGGTGATCCCGCTGATGGTGGTCACCCCGCTGACCTTCCTCGGCGGCTGCTTCTATTCGATCGGCATGCTGCCGCCGCTGTGGCAGCAGATCAGCAAGTTCAACCCGGTGCTGTACCTGGTCAGCGGTTTCCGCTGGGCGTTCTTCGGCAAGGCCGACGTACATATCGCGGTCAGCGCGAGCATGACCGGGGTGTTCCTGGCGGTGTGCCTGCTCGTGGTCTGGGCGATCTTCCGCAGCGGCTACCGGCTCAAGTCCTGA
- a CDS encoding Na+/H+ antiporter, with product MHSIEVVLAMLLAVVASGYLVRVLPFSLPLPLVQIGLGAVIAGVFKKGYTLEPELFFLLFLPPLLFLDGWRIPKQGLFRDKGAILELALGLVVFTVVGAGFLIHWMIPAMPLAVAFALAAVVSPTDPVAVSSIAARAPIPKRLMHILEGESLLNDASGLVCFQFAVAAAMTGAFSLADASLTFLWVALVGVAAGVGVTLGASLAQRWIWRQVGEEPGAAILVNLLLPFAAYLLAEAINASGILAAVAAGISMSYVELSGRAPGSMRVQRSAVWDMVQFTLNGIMFVLLGEQLPGIVQGAVHNIDEAGHLNPWWLLGYALAIYVGLLLLRFVWVWLSLRWNLLKARRRGEAHLSPPWRIVVAASLAGVRGAITLAGVLTLPLLLPTGAAFPARDLVIFLASAVIVTSLLVASVALPRLLRGLELPEEPSDRLEEDLARRESSRAALAAVEKLRQRLVHDSEHADLYNEAAIRVSALYQRHLDHGEAMESDPEEARRLDDVLRQLRNAGLQAERQELFKLTRQRRISDEIARRLIRNLDLLEARRKS from the coding sequence ATGCATTCGATCGAAGTGGTGTTGGCGATGTTGCTGGCGGTGGTGGCCAGCGGTTATCTGGTGCGGGTGCTGCCGTTCTCGCTGCCGTTGCCCCTGGTGCAGATCGGCCTGGGCGCGGTCATCGCCGGGGTGTTCAAGAAGGGCTATACGCTGGAGCCGGAGCTGTTCTTCCTGCTGTTCCTGCCGCCGCTGCTGTTCCTGGACGGCTGGCGCATCCCCAAGCAGGGCCTGTTCCGCGACAAGGGCGCGATCCTGGAACTGGCGCTGGGCCTGGTGGTGTTCACCGTGGTCGGCGCCGGTTTCCTGATCCACTGGATGATTCCGGCGATGCCGCTGGCGGTGGCGTTCGCGCTGGCCGCGGTGGTGTCGCCGACCGATCCGGTCGCGGTGTCCTCGATCGCGGCGCGGGCGCCGATCCCGAAGCGGCTGATGCACATCCTGGAGGGCGAGTCGCTGCTCAACGATGCGTCGGGCCTGGTCTGCTTCCAGTTCGCGGTGGCCGCGGCGATGACCGGCGCGTTCTCGCTGGCCGACGCCTCGCTGACCTTCCTGTGGGTGGCGCTGGTCGGCGTCGCCGCCGGCGTCGGCGTGACCCTGGGCGCGAGCCTGGCGCAGCGCTGGATCTGGCGCCAGGTCGGCGAGGAGCCCGGCGCGGCGATCCTGGTCAACCTGCTGCTGCCGTTCGCCGCCTACCTGCTGGCCGAGGCGATCAACGCCTCCGGCATCCTCGCCGCGGTCGCCGCCGGCATCAGCATGAGCTACGTGGAGCTGAGCGGCCGCGCCCCGGGCAGCATGCGCGTGCAGCGCTCGGCGGTGTGGGACATGGTCCAGTTCACCCTCAACGGCATCATGTTCGTGCTGCTCGGCGAGCAGTTGCCGGGCATCGTGCAGGGCGCGGTGCACAACATCGACGAAGCCGGACACCTCAATCCGTGGTGGCTGCTGGGCTATGCGCTGGCGATCTATGTCGGCCTGCTGTTGCTGCGCTTCGTGTGGGTGTGGCTGTCGCTGCGCTGGAACCTGCTCAAGGCGCGGCGCCGCGGTGAGGCGCACCTCAGCCCGCCGTGGCGGATCGTGGTGGCGGCCTCGCTGGCCGGCGTGCGCGGCGCGATCACCCTGGCCGGCGTGCTGACCCTGCCGCTGCTGCTGCCCACCGGCGCCGCGTTCCCGGCGCGCGACCTGGTGATCTTCCTGGCCAGCGCGGTGATCGTGACCTCGCTGCTGGTCGCCAGCGTGGCGCTGCCGCGGCTGCTGCGCGGCCTGGAACTGCCGGAGGAACCCAGCGACCGCCTGGAGGAGGACCTGGCGCGGCGCGAATCCTCGCGCGCGGCGCTGGCGGCGGTGGAGAAGCTGCGCCAGCGGCTGGTGCACGACAGCGAACATGCCGACCTCTACAACGAGGCGGCGATCCGGGTCAGCGCCCTGTACCAGCGCCACCTCGACCATGGCGAGGCGATGGAGAGCGATCCGGAAGAGGCGCGGCGGCTGGACGATGTGTTGCGCCAGCTGCGCAACGCCGGCCTGCAGGCCGAACGCCAGGAACTGTTCAAGCTGACCCGCCAGCGCAGGATCTCCGACGAGATCGCGCGGCGGCTGATCCGGAATCTGGATTTGCTGGAGGCGCGGAGGAAGAGTTGA
- the motB gene encoding flagellar motor protein MotB, whose product MPEAKATVVIRRVKKIQAGGHHGGAWKVAFADFVTAMMAFFLVLWLVAATTKEQRMAISEYFRNPSPLEGKSPAPSPGMAGPGGASTSMIKLGGTADLQRGDNKDPFGSKSPKGDAQSKAAQREKEKQRLETLMQELKEAIDKSQALEPFKDQLLLDLTPDGLRIQIVDKENRPMFDIGSAVLKPYTRDILHELSGFINEVPNHISITGHTDVTQYSGKNGYSNWELSADRANAARRELVAGGMSEDKVSRVVGLSSSVLFDKQNPDNPINRRISIVVMTKDAEDAALAGSDHAVALGQRQNDADTKVPDLSAAVAAVPAPVPAAARTSTSTPAANAAAPAASIAKPATVTVAAPRTTSPEAAADAAREAIRAVNSVTGNRPRSSAAPSPSPSPATATATAAAESPAQR is encoded by the coding sequence ATGCCCGAAGCCAAAGCTACCGTCGTCATCCGCCGGGTCAAGAAGATCCAGGCCGGCGGCCACCATGGCGGCGCCTGGAAGGTCGCGTTCGCCGACTTCGTGACCGCGATGATGGCGTTCTTCCTGGTGTTGTGGCTGGTCGCGGCCACCACCAAGGAACAGCGCATGGCGATCTCCGAATACTTCCGCAATCCCAGCCCGCTGGAGGGCAAGAGCCCGGCGCCGAGTCCGGGCATGGCCGGACCCGGCGGCGCCAGCACCTCGATGATCAAGCTCGGCGGCACGGCGGACCTGCAGCGCGGCGACAACAAGGATCCGTTCGGCAGCAAGAGCCCCAAGGGCGACGCGCAGAGCAAGGCGGCCCAGCGCGAAAAGGAAAAGCAGCGCCTGGAAACCCTGATGCAGGAACTGAAGGAAGCGATCGACAAGAGCCAGGCGCTGGAACCGTTCAAGGACCAGTTGCTGCTGGACCTGACCCCGGACGGCCTGCGCATCCAGATCGTGGACAAGGAGAACCGGCCGATGTTCGACATCGGCAGCGCGGTGCTCAAGCCCTACACCCGCGACATCCTGCACGAGCTGTCCGGCTTCATCAACGAAGTGCCCAACCACATCAGCATCACCGGCCACACCGACGTCACCCAGTACAGCGGCAAGAACGGCTACAGCAACTGGGAATTGAGCGCGGACCGCGCCAATGCGGCGCGGCGCGAGCTGGTCGCCGGCGGCATGAGCGAGGACAAGGTCTCGCGCGTGGTCGGCCTGTCCTCCTCGGTGCTTTTCGACAAGCAGAACCCGGACAACCCGATCAACCGCCGCATCAGCATCGTGGTGATGACCAAGGACGCCGAGGATGCGGCGCTGGCCGGCAGCGATCACGCCGTGGCGCTGGGCCAGCGGCAGAACGATGCCGACACCAAGGTACCGGACCTGAGCGCGGCCGTGGCCGCTGTGCCAGCCCCGGTGCCGGCTGCGGCTAGGACTTCGACCTCGACTCCGGCAGCGAATGCCGCTGCCCCGGCGGCGAGCATCGCCAAGCCCGCGACGGTGACCGTCGCGGCGCCGCGCACCACCTCCCCGGAGGCCGCGGCCGACGCCGCCCGCGAAGCGATCCGCGCGGTCAACAGCGTCACCGGCAACAGGCCCCGCAGCAGTGCCGCGCCGTCGCCGTCGCCGTCGCCGGCAACGGCAACGGCAACGGCCGCCGCCGAGAGTCCGGCGCAGCGCTGA
- the motA gene encoding flagellar motor stator protein MotA: MLIIVGFLVVIISVIGGYVLSHGKLGALWQPYELLIIGGAALGAFLVSTPGKIVKATLADIAGVFKGPKYKSDDYRATLSLVYELLNKARRDGFMALEDHVEKPAESAIFSNYPKVLADHHLLDFITDCLRLMIGSNIEPHELEPLLELELEKHHHEAMAPAHALSKVSDGLPGFGIVAAVLGIVITMGSIGGPIEEIGHHVGAALVGTFLGILLAYGFVAPLAAAMEARAEQDSRIFESVKTALLACLRGYNPKIALEFARKTLPSNVRPSFSDFETHLKTIK, from the coding sequence ATGCTCATCATTGTTGGCTTCCTTGTCGTCATCATCAGCGTGATCGGCGGCTACGTGCTCTCGCACGGCAAGCTCGGCGCGCTCTGGCAGCCCTACGAATTGCTGATCATCGGCGGCGCGGCGCTGGGTGCGTTCCTGGTCAGCACCCCCGGCAAGATCGTCAAGGCCACCCTCGCCGACATCGCCGGCGTGTTCAAGGGCCCGAAGTACAAGTCCGACGACTACCGGGCCACCCTGAGCCTGGTCTACGAACTGCTGAACAAGGCGCGGCGCGACGGCTTCATGGCCCTGGAAGACCACGTGGAAAAGCCGGCCGAGAGCGCGATCTTCAGCAACTACCCGAAGGTGCTGGCCGACCACCACCTGCTCGACTTCATCACCGACTGCCTGCGCCTGATGATCGGCAGCAACATCGAGCCGCACGAACTGGAGCCGCTGCTGGAGCTGGAGCTGGAAAAGCACCACCACGAGGCGATGGCGCCGGCGCATGCGCTGAGCAAGGTCTCCGACGGCCTGCCCGGCTTCGGCATCGTCGCCGCGGTGCTGGGCATCGTCATCACCATGGGCTCGATCGGCGGCCCGATCGAGGAGATCGGCCACCACGTCGGCGCCGCGCTGGTCGGCACCTTCCTCGGCATCCTGCTGGCCTACGGTTTCGTCGCCCCGCTGGCGGCGGCGATGGAAGCGCGCGCCGAACAGGACAGCCGCATCTTCGAGTCGGTGAAGACCGCACTGCTGGCCTGCCTGCGCGGCTACAACCCGAAGATCGCGCTGGAGTTCGCGCGCAAGACCCTGCCGAGCAACGTGCGGCCGAGCTTCTCGGACTTCGAGACGCACCTGAAGACGATCAAGTAG
- a CDS encoding fasciclin domain-containing protein encodes MKIQLLALALAGLVSLPAMAGSGQAAMHDHAAMTQAKPNPMVGGAPMYATKDIIDNAVNSKDHTTLVAAVKAAGLVDTLKGAGPFTVFAPTNAAFAALPAGTVDTLLKPENKDKLTQVLTYHVVAGKLDATTLLAQIKAGGGSAKLTTVQGETLVAKTRGGKVTLTDSKGNTAHVTTADVMQSNGVIHVVDKVLMP; translated from the coding sequence ATGAAGATCCAATTGCTGGCCCTGGCCCTCGCGGGCCTGGTCTCGCTGCCCGCCATGGCCGGCAGCGGCCAGGCCGCGATGCACGACCACGCGGCGATGACCCAGGCCAAGCCGAATCCGATGGTCGGCGGCGCCCCGATGTACGCGACCAAGGACATCATCGACAACGCGGTCAACTCCAAGGATCACACGACCCTGGTCGCCGCGGTCAAGGCCGCCGGCCTGGTGGACACGCTGAAGGGCGCAGGCCCGTTCACCGTGTTCGCACCGACCAACGCCGCCTTCGCCGCACTGCCGGCGGGCACCGTGGACACGCTGCTCAAGCCCGAAAACAAGGACAAGCTGACCCAGGTACTGACCTATCACGTGGTCGCCGGCAAGCTCGATGCGACGACGCTGCTGGCGCAGATCAAGGCCGGCGGCGGCAGCGCCAAGCTGACCACCGTGCAGGGCGAAACGCTGGTCGCAAAGACCCGCGGCGGCAAGGTCACCCTCACTGACAGCAAAGGCAATACCGCCCACGTCACCACCGCCGACGTGATGCAGAGCAATGGCGTGATCCATGTGGTGGACAAGGTTTTGATGCCGTAA
- a CDS encoding DUF4031 domain-containing protein: protein MAVYIDDAVHPWRGQRWGHLLADTLDELHAMAARLGIPRRAFQNKLSGAHYDVPAALRDEAIRLGAVPVSRHTDRELMKALIRQARAQARGEAG from the coding sequence ATGGCGGTCTACATCGACGATGCGGTGCATCCCTGGCGCGGCCAGCGCTGGGGACACCTGCTCGCCGATACGCTGGACGAACTGCATGCGATGGCGGCGCGGCTGGGCATTCCCCGCCGCGCCTTCCAGAACAAGCTCAGCGGCGCGCACTACGACGTGCCCGCCGCCTTGCGCGACGAGGCGATCCGCCTGGGCGCGGTGCCGGTGTCCCGGCACACCGATCGCGAACTGATGAAGGCGCTGATCCGCCAGGCGCGCGCGCAGGCGCGCGGCGAGGCCGGTTGA
- a CDS encoding ABC transporter ATP-binding protein: MPPIISIQQLTKTYKGGFQALKGIDLDIQRGEIFALLGPNGAGKTTLISVVCGLVNPSSGRVLADGHDIVHDYRAARAKIGLVPQELATDAFETVWATVRFSRGLFGKPKNPAYLEQVLRELSLWDKRDNRISTLSGGMKRRVLIAKALAHEPSILFLDEPTAGVDVELRHDMWQMVRRLREQGTTIILTTHYIEEAEDMADRVGVINRGELVLVEDKRTLMRKLGKKQLVLTLQAPLPALPAALAAQPLELSADGAVLTYTYDVQAEQTGIGRLLRQLEEHGVEIKDLHSSESSLEEIFVNLVRPAAAGAEARA, from the coding sequence GTGCCCCCGATCATCTCCATCCAGCAACTCACCAAGACCTACAAAGGCGGCTTCCAGGCGCTGAAGGGCATCGACCTGGACATCCAGCGCGGCGAGATCTTCGCCCTGCTCGGTCCCAACGGCGCCGGCAAGACCACGCTGATCAGCGTGGTCTGCGGCCTGGTCAATCCCAGCAGCGGCCGGGTGCTGGCCGACGGCCACGACATCGTGCACGACTATCGCGCCGCGCGCGCCAAGATCGGGCTGGTGCCGCAGGAGCTGGCCACCGACGCGTTCGAGACGGTATGGGCGACGGTGCGCTTCAGCCGCGGCCTGTTCGGCAAGCCGAAGAATCCGGCCTACCTGGAGCAGGTGCTGCGCGAGTTGTCGCTGTGGGACAAGCGCGACAACAGGATCTCCACCCTGTCCGGCGGCATGAAGCGGCGCGTGCTGATCGCCAAGGCGCTGGCGCACGAGCCGAGCATCCTGTTCCTGGACGAGCCGACCGCCGGCGTGGACGTGGAGCTGCGCCACGACATGTGGCAGATGGTGCGGCGCCTGCGCGAGCAGGGCACCACCATCATCCTGACCACGCACTACATCGAGGAAGCCGAGGACATGGCCGACCGCGTCGGGGTGATCAACCGCGGCGAACTGGTGCTGGTGGAGGACAAGCGCACGCTGATGCGCAAGCTCGGCAAGAAGCAGCTGGTGCTGACCCTGCAGGCGCCGCTGCCGGCATTGCCCGCGGCGCTGGCCGCGCAACCGCTGGAACTGTCCGCCGACGGCGCCGTGCTCACCTATACCTACGACGTGCAGGCCGAGCAGACCGGCATCGGCCGCCTGCTGCGGCAACTGGAGGAACACGGCGTGGAGATCAAGGACCTGCATTCCAGCGAAAGCTCGCTGGAGGAGATCTTCGTCAACCTGGTGCGCCCGGCCGCCGCCGGCGCGGAGGCGCGCGCATGA